A window of the Hypomesus transpacificus isolate Combined female chromosome 22, fHypTra1, whole genome shotgun sequence genome harbors these coding sequences:
- the LOC124484022 gene encoding probable E3 ubiquitin-protein ligase HERC3 isoform X2, translating into MFSWGENTRRGFGLDKAKTLDKNNSLNSAVFNRINSQVTHLSAGNQLVAFIRNNGKVAVARMVKNNGKTITGKLRNVDFNENIHSLSCGDDSVVLLTKAGRVLCLDGTTVPRPVRNLEKRKIIQVACGQKHCFALTEDCQLFTWGENSRGQLGLGRGAPSFLTPQPLTSLCGIPLAQISAGGQHSLALSLSGAVFGWGSNQAGQLGLGDTADRHSPVPVHCLNLKKIVFISCGEGHTAALSKGGVVFTFGSGQYGQLGHISLLDELRPRLVGELWGAKVTQVACGRHHTLVLVGSSNKIYSFGRGEQGQLGNVVRMDHQTVPLPVQLPHGTPSGISAGGHHSFAWCSITQPQGEEPESDEVSGSRDTMLTQREDTMLTLRQDTMLTLREDTMLTLSEDTVDRWVSGCESDSWNNIQREITKIFSSPACLNGSFLDKSSDKHYQTSEAQSGLDLSHARLAFQKLATKDKVLTKVEEVVLRALIPSLLPKESLSAEAPPSVEAPLSAEAPLSAEAPLSAEAPLSAEAPLSAEAPLSAEAPLSAEAPLSAEAPLSVEALRLYLLLPELLRVLVKRKRGAEEATLAVADALLHAHTLLDSLWLKLPYSFFRTTVKIFHSLTVRYFNGLLPGDCDPDKMLGTTIGVLMKLHKVNGNRRIHMASSNFHIKEIKSLIQGMMDNLPSFLTLNFLNYYKQSCIFDMEAKCLLHKLEYTINLCRHPFLHFCPCQILVCRKTLLQDVFKYLQQNVHNFNSPLVVKFREEDGLDYGGVSLQFYTLLAKELLKPESKVLQVNEHSALAWFPVDVTLHPVLTQVKHRDGSNTEKAYLLGVICGLALYNRCLLNVCFPMALFKKLLGLPPSLEDLKELSPVEARSIQQLLMEDEEVVELLYLDFTYGGQELIPNGGNVPVTKVNRQKYVDLYVDMVFNKSVECQFTKFRTGFQTGCPLLVWKMFLPEELMTLLHGDNQYEWEELRKNAQYEGYSTTDEIIENFWTVFTEFSEKEKKDFLTFLTGTDRLPRGRHSKLRLKIARLHTPYTPHTPHKPHTDEYYPVAETCFERLQLPNYSSIDVLRCKLLHAITHCDVIGKQ; encoded by the exons ATGTTTTCATGGGGAGAGAACACACGCAGGGGGTTTGGATTGGACAAGGCAAAAACTTTGGACAAAAATAATTCCCTTAACAGCGCAGTTTTCAATCGCATCAATTCACAGGTTACGCACTTGTCCGCCGGTAATCAGTTAGTCGCGTTTATCAGAAACAATGGAAAAGTGGCGGTCGCCCGGATGGTCAAAAACAATGGGAAAACAATAACTGGGAAACTGA GAAATGTGGATTTCAATGAAAATATTCATTCTCTGAGCTGTGGGGATGATAGTGTTGTGCTACTGACCAAGGCGGGCAGGGTTCTGTGCCTGGACGGCACTACTGTTCCGAG ACCTGTGAGAAACTTGGAGAAGAGGAAAATTATTCAAGTTGCCTGTGGACAGAAGCATTGCTTTGCATTAACAGAAG ACTGCCAGCTGTTCACCTGGGGGGAGAACAGTCGGGGTCAGCTGGGTCTGGGCAGGGGGGCTCCCAGCTTTCTGaccccccagcctctcacctccctgtgtGGGATCCCTCTGGCCCAGATCAGCGCTGGGGGGCAGCACAGCCTGGCTCTGTCCCTGTCTGGAGCTGTGTTCGGCTGGGGCAGCAACCAGGCCGGTCAGCTGGGCCTGGGAGACACTGCAG acagacacagtcCTGTTCCTGTACACTGTCTGAATCTCAAAAAGATTGTTTTCATTTCCTGTGGAGAAGGACACACAGCAGCCTTGAGCAAG ggAGGTGTGGTGTTTACGTTTGGCTCGGGCCAGTATGGACAGCTGGGCCACATCTCCCTCCTGGATGAACTACGACCCCGATTGGTGGGGGAACTCTGGGGGGCAAAGGTCACCCAGGTAGCCTGTGGAAG ACATCATACGTTAGTGTTAGTAGGATCCTCCAATAAGATCTACTCGTTTGGGCGTGGAGAGCAAGGGCAGCTGGGAAATGTAGTGAGGATGGATCATCAGACTGTGCCTCTACCAGTACAGCTGCCTCATG GGACCCCATCAGGAATATCTGCTGGCGGTCATCATTCCTTCGCTTGGTGTTCCATCACCCAG CCACAGGGTGAAGAGCCAGAGTCTGATGAAGTCTCCGGCAGTCGGGACACGATGCTCACGCAAAGAGAGGACACGATGCTCACGCTAAGACAGGACACGATGCTCACGCTAAGAGAGGACACGATGCTCACGCTAAGCGAGGACACGGTTGACCGATGGGTGTCAGGTTGTGAGTCAGACTCATGGAACAACATCCAGAG GGAAATCACCAAAATATTCTCCTCCCCGGCCTGTCTGAATGGCAGCTTCCTTGACAAAAG TTCTGACAAACACTACCAAACCTCAGAAGCACAGTCTGGTCTGGACCTTTCCCACGCAAGGCTAGCCTTCCAGAAGCTAGCTACAAAGGACAAAGTCTTAACAAAG gtggaggaggtggtcctGAGGGCCCTGATCCCTTCCCTGCTCCCAAAGGAGTCCCTGAGCGCGGAGGCTCCTCCGAGCGTGGAGGCTCCCCTGAGCGCGGAGGCTCCCCTGAGCGCGGAGGCTCCCCTGAGCGCGGAGGCTCCCCTGAGCGCGGAGGCTCCCCTGAGCGCGGAGGCTCCCTTGAGCGCGGAGGCTCCCCTGAGCGCGGAGGCTCCCCTGAGCGCGGAGGCTCCCCTGAGCGTGGAGGCTCTGAGGCTGTATCTGCTCCTGCCTGAGCTGCTCAGGGTTCTagtgaagaggaagagaggagcagaagaagccaCGCTGGCCGTCGCTGATGCcctcctgcacgcacacacactcctcg ACAGTCTGTGGTTGAAGCTTCCCTACTCCTTCTTCAGGACGACAGTGAAAATATTCCACAGCCTCACTGTCAGATACTTCAACGGCTTATTACCAGGAGACTGTGACCCTGACAAGATGCTGGGCACCACCATAGGTGTGCTCATGAAACTGCACAAG GTGAATGGCAACCGACGCATACACATGGCATCCAGCAATTTCCACATTAAGGAAATCAAGTCGTTGATTCAGGGT ATGATGGACAATCTTCCTAGTTTCCTTACG ttgaattttctgaattaCTATAAACAATCCTGCATCTTTGACATGGAAGCAAAATGCTTGTTGCACAAGCTGGAGTACACCATTAAT TTGTGCCGGCATCCATTCCTACACTTTTGCCCCTGTCAAATACTCGTGTGCAGAAAGACCCTACTGCAAGATGTTTTTAAATATCTTCAACAAAATGTCCACAATTTCAACAGTCCTTTGGTA GTGAAATTCCGAGAGGAGGATGGATTGGACTATGGCGGGGTATCCCTCCAGTTCTATACCCTCCTGGCGAAAGAACTCCTCAAACCAGAATCCAAGGTTCTGCAAGTGAACGAACACTCTGCCCTGGCCTGGTTCCCTGTCGATGTAACTCTTCATCCTGTACTCACTCAAGTCAAACATAGG GACGGCAGCAACACTGAGAAGGCCTACCTGCTGGGGGTGATATGTGGGCTGGCGCTGTATAACAGGTGTCTGCTAAACGTCTGCTTCCCAATGGCTCTTTTCAAGAAGCTGCtgggtctccctccctccctggaagACCTGAAGGAGCTCTCTCCCGTAGAGGCAAG GAGTATACAACAGCTGCTGATGGAAGATGAAGAAGTTGTAGAGTTGCTGTATTTAGACTTCACA TATGGGGGCCAGGAACTCATTCCAAACGGAGGAAATGTACCAGTCACTAAAGTCAACAG GCAGAAATATGTGGACCTGTATGTCGACATGGTGTTCAACAAATCTGTTGAGTGCCAGTTTACAAAGTTCAGGACTGGTTTCCAGACaggctgccccctgctggtgtggAAGATGTTCCTTCCTGAAGAACTCATGACTCTTCTCCATGGAGACAACCAGTACGAGTGGGAGGAGCTGAGAAAG AACGCACAATACGAAGGATACTCGACTACAGATGAGATCATCGAAAACTTCTGGACGGTTTTCACAGAGTTTTCagagaaggaaaagaaagatTTCCTGA CTTTTCTCACAGGAACCGACAGACTTCCCAGAGGACGTCATTCCAAACTGCGGCTGAAGATAGCACGTCTGCACACGCCGTACACGCCGCACACGCCGCACAAGCCGCACACGGACGAATATTACCCAGTCGCTGAAACCTGCTTTGAGAGGTTGCAGCTCCCCAACTACAGCAGCATCGACGTGCTTCGCTGCAAACTGCTTCATGCCATCACCCACTGTGATGTGATTGGGAAACAATAA